A stretch of DNA from Salmo trutta chromosome 12, fSalTru1.1, whole genome shotgun sequence:
tttcaattgTTGGATAAACATAATCATAGCAACTAATGTCTGTGGAAAAATGTGCCCTTTGGGGgtaggggggtggggtgggggctCAAAATGTCCCCTCAAGGGAGGacccctcaacaacaacaacattcttAAAATGCCCATGTAGACAGGCACCTGACTGGTCCCAGCTTTCACTCCCTCTGATGTGCCAACAAACAGGTACCCGAGATCGCAtttctaaagtaaaaaaaatcacATAATACACGAGGCTAGACttcctaaaaaatatatatataataatctagcAGCATTCAAACCTACTTTCTGAACATGCATGTTGTACACAACTTTATCAATCTCTGAACTTTGCCTTAAGGTGAAGGCCGGGGAGTAGAGTATGTTTTTGTATATAAAAATAGAACATTTGTGGCACACATTCAATATTCCTGGATAAACATGTCCTACTGCTCTGGACATTACTGTGTAGGCTAGACCCTCTAGAACAATTTTTTTCCTAGGTCTGCAAAAAGCAGACCTAGCATAGGTCTAGAAAGATGTGTAAGTGACACAGCAATGCCAAAAACATCATAATACTTAACAGTGGTTGCTTAAAATAAACTGCCACACCTTGAAGACAAGCtatgggcttgtgtgtgtgtgtgtgtgtgtgtgtgtgtgtgtgtgtgtaaacagttTATCCCATGGGTGTCTGGGAGTGTGTCTAATAAGAAATAACTAGTTTGTTAATGCCTGCACTGACTGTTGGCATGCTGAAAAGCTTCAAGAACACATGTGATCTTCTTTTCTAAGAAATATGAAATGACTGCCTGTTGATCTTCCTTCTGCTTTCCTGAATTTTCCAATACCTGTCTGATACATTTCAATCACTTGAAAGCATATTTAATTCAGATTTAAATTCAGCATTACCTGATTTGACATCTGTGTGTTATTTATAAGGCCAGATTCAAAAGAATCATAAAATAATTTGGACAGATTTGTTTCCGATACGCCTAGGGTcctaaaatagaaaataaaatagtGTGATGGTCAATGATAACCCTATTTTAAAACAAATGTGTTAATATTGGAGTAAATACAGTACCGAAATGCATGTTTTCAGTGGAATGCACTGTACTTCGACATTGTGAAGGTCTGCCACATCTCTCCTTTGAAAGTGAACTGAGTTATTGGATTATTATAATTTCTTTAAGCAGTTTGGCTCATTGAACAGGTCAGAGTTTGTTTGAAGTTGTTGAGTGGTATGGAGGTTTTTCGCAATACGCTGTAGATGTATGAGTTCCAGAGTAGAGATCCACAGTAGCTACTGAGTTATCTGAATGTGTTGTATTTATATGGTATTGGCTTTTCATTCTTAGTAGATCTTGATGCATTTGGCTGTTAAAATTCCTTTTTTCCCCTCAAATCCTAGCAAAGCCCCTGTACATCTGCTGTTTAGTAAGACATGGTTGGGCAGGGGGGGAAAGTATGTCACTTTAGTGGTGACATGTTGTAGATAagcaacaaacacacaaacaggtaTTACAATGATACACTGTATAATCTTGTTAAACCTCCATCTACTACTGTACAGTTGGATGGTCACTGAATAAGACCACACTTTCAGTTCAGTGCACTCTGTTTTTAtgtgtatatgagtgtgtgtgtgtcgagagGTCATGGTCTCTATATTTGCTGGAATGCTGGTCACAAATATGCCTGCTTATGCTGCACTCTTAGCGTTCAGGAATTGGGTCATAATTACTAATatttgccaggtcgcagttgtaaatgagaacttgttttcagctggcctacctggttaaataatgtattattgatttatgtttgtttatttcatgtgtaactctgtgttgtgtgtcgaactgctttgctttgtcttggccaggtcgcagttgcaaatgagaacttgttctcaactagcctacctggttaaataaaggtaaaataaaaatcccAAGCATTTTTAAGGCTGGAGCCAAATTAATAGGAAGAATATCACAAATCATTTCCGCCAGTCATTTTGTGCGGTTTTGTCAAAGCACCTTCTAACGAGTCATGCGCGAAAACAAATTCAACGTGCCCCACTGGCTATATAAACCTGTGGGTGCAAAGTCAAACAGCCCGCCCGCTGGTTTCGCGGTGACTACATGGTCCTAAGGAACACAGgtgctttttaatttttttacagcCTGCTATTTAACCATCAAAATGTTCAGGGCTGGACCAAAAACATTGCCAGTGACAGAACCTTGACAGTGAGTGAATCCTGCCTGGTAAGAACATTGGATTATTTTTATGATCTAGTGTAACATATGtggatgtgtgaaacttactcctcgGCCGGCACCTGCGAATATCTAGCGTTTCGCGTGGCGCTGACTGGTAAGACGCTTCAGGAGGGCggtcacgtgtgctagcaaggcaggGGTCCCGAGTTTGCGGTAGGTGTGGGCTGAATCGGGAtgaagtggtactcgctaagcaagcagcgtgacgtcCTTTACACTAGCTCCATGTTGATTTACAAAGCTTGGGCACCTACTACACTATACCCAACATTGAACCCAATGCTGAGGACCTCTCAAATCATACAAGTTAACACGATGAGCTGAACAATCCGCACTAATGCTAACGTTTTTCTGTGTGAAAAGCCACAATTTTGGGAAGAATAATGCTGAATCATGAATCTTGCACTCATGGAGGCAAAGGACACACAGTATGACATCACTTTACTGTATATGAGTAGCACATTCCTGAAAGTGTGTCAACAAACGCATTTGCAAGCATTTAAACAACAGGATGTGAAGTTTTGGACAAACTGAACTACCATTTATTTCAAGAATCTTTTGTTTGGTTGTAATATTAAACAGATATTAAAATTAATTACATTAATACTTGAACAGCAGGTAACCTTTTTAACCCAGCACCTGAGGAGTAACTATATGCTCATTCCACTATGAGATACCAATACTATACATGGCCACCATGAATCAGCCCCTACCCGTCAAAGACATAGCAGAATGGATATTCTTTTTAATAAAAAGATCCACAATCTCAAATTGTTAAAGATATGCATTGATACAGGAACCATGTAGGTATCATTTGTGCATTCAATTTGGCTTTATTACTGATAAATAATGGATGTGTGCATGCCACAGAGATTTTGCCATTATGACCCAAATCTCCATGCATTGGGCCCTACCTGTCGAAGACCACTGCAGCGAAGCTGGGCTCAGCGAACACTACCTCCCCAGCCCAAAGGTCTTTGGTGGTCCTAAGACCCCTGCCCTTCTCCCCAGCATCAAACACCTCTACGTTGTCCATATCCAGGTTCATTACCAAGTGGACAAGACTGGAACACCTCACAGATAGAGGttaaaaagagagggaggagtagtGCTGGCTGGAGTGCGCTTCAAAAACATTCAGCACCTGCCCTTCTCCTCAGCCTGACCCCGCCCTCCAAAAATAGACTGGCCTTCCTGGGACTGTACCattgtgtgtggggtgggggctgTGGGAGTCTGGGGCCTTGAAAGTGGAAGTCCTGGGAAGGCTTACTCCATAGGAGGAAGAGTTGTACGGGTCTGCCTGGATGTCCTCCCCTTCTTTGGGGTTGGTTCAGGCCAGGCCCCAGTGGTATTTTGGTCTggcagctgtgtctgtctgtctgtggaggtAGGAGGCAACTGACTTGGAAGAGGCCTGATCAAACACTTCTCTCTGTTGCTTTTGTTTTCACTCTAGCTACCGTATCTGTCAGTACCACAGTCTGCAGTTTGCTCTTCTCTGCTTTCTGTCTCATTCACATTGGCTGTTCACACTTTCCTCTCATCCAGTGTCCCTTCCTCCCTTTTGTCAATATATACATCTCAAGGACAGCAAGACTGTCATATATGAAGAATGGTCAATTGCAATTAAATACATTGTCTGTAATTTGTAGTTATATAGGATAGCCCtatttaataccacacaaaaccTAATTGAAAGTCGTGATTTATAGAATGCTGTAATATCCTGTCTCAACAAACCAGGACTTGACAATGACATAGATTTTGAATATATGCTGCATGGGTCATATTTTCCCTTTCACTTCACAGGGTGATTAATACTCTGAAAGAACACCACCTAAACAAAGTGAGGATGCTTCTGGGATTACACAGCCTTGTGAAGACACTGTTTACAGTGGGAGAGATGTGAGGGGAAGAGAAGTTAGAAAAGcagtggggggaggagaggaggataggattCGTGTGCATGTAGCTCCTGGCAAATGTTCTTTGGAAGATGAAGATGGGAGAGACTTGAGACAGTGGCTCAGAGCATTTACCCTATTTGTCCTGTTGTACTTAAAGGTCTGACTGGTCTGGTGCTGCAGAAACAAAACACTGATCAGCTGAGTAGGAAACTATGCAACACCATCTGTGAATATAAGATCATACCACAAAGCATTTGAGTTCATAACAGCAGAATAACTGTGAATACTGTGATGTAAGCAGTCAAACGAGTATAATATTAGTTTCTACATAAAAATAAACTGCAGGAATTCTATTTTATATGATTTTCACTTtgcggttgagccgttgttgctcttggATGTttgcacttcacaataacagcatttacagttgaccgtggcagctctggcagggccaaaattttacgaactgacttgttggttccacgttgaaagtaactgagctcttcagtacaggacattctacagccaatgtttgtctatggagattgcatggctgggtgctcgattttatacacctgtcagcaacaggtatggctgaaatagccaaatccactcatttcaaggtgtgtccacatacactacatctccaaaagtatctgtattcctgacagagtgaaaagggagTGGGTTACATTAATGGGTGTGTGGTTCAATACAAAAGGCCTTTAAAATGTCCCCAAAGTATTTTAAGCCAATACACAAATCAATCCCATACAGTTACATGAGAATACAACAATTAAGCAATATACAGTACTCAAACGCACACTCCATTTAACGAAAATGTCAACAGCGCATTTACAGTTCCCAACCACACTGAACACTAAAAAGTCCGCTCCAGCATAAAGCACtggagagcgacagacagagagagccagagacataATGGTCTTGGCTGTTTAACTTCCGGCTTGGAGTTGCActcgtctgcctgtctgtccaatACACCGTTGGTTTGTCTGTCGCGCCAACCGAgagctctcacacacaaacatttactTCCTCCTTCTTGATAGCTGGTGcgctcttaaaacctcttaaggatcggcccTCTTTTTTCAATTtacgcctaaaatgacatacccaaatcgaactgcctgtagctcaggccctgaagcaaggatatgcattttcttggtaccatttgaaagtaaacactttgaagtttgtggaaatgtgaaaggaatgtaggagaataacacattagatctggtaaaagataatacagcaaaaaaaatgttggtaccatatttgaaatgcaagagaaaggccatattgTATTATTAAATCCCAGGTGCAATTTGGATTTTGGCCACTAAGATGGCAACtatgtatgtgcaaagttttagactgatccaatgaaccattagatttttgaaaaataaatggtttcaagactgcccaaatgtgcctaatttgtttattaataacgttTCATGTTCAAcactgcactctcctcaaacaatagtatggtattctttcactgtaatagctgatgtaaactggacagtgcagttaaattaacaatgtaagctttctgccaatatcagatatgtctatgtcctgggaaatgttcttgttacttacaacctcatgctaatcgcattagtctacattagctcaaccgtcccacaggGAACCCACCAATCATGAAGAAGTTAAAGTGGTAGCGCACGGTGAAGGCTCTGTGCAGGATTTCACCACAACACTGAAACATATGGAATACCTCCATGAAATGCCACAAGTAGAGTGCTACAACTCTTAAAAAGCAAAGGCATTAATAAAAGTGCAGACAGGAAGATAAAGCAATTATTTTCAGtaactacagtaggcctatggCTTTGGATGACGGAAACATCTTCAGCCTTCCTTCTCTCCATGTTTCCTTCTGATTTGGTAAAAGGTTCACTTAATCCTTACCAccacaaaaacaggtttagaatcaGATCTTATTAACCCAAAACCATCTTTGAAGAAGCAAACTAACTAATCTGAACCAGTACCAGTTGTTCTGGCTATAAAAATTGTACCTACACCAGAAATATTAATCTCCAGTCTGAGCCCCACTGTGTCTTCTagttcccccctctctccctacagATCATAGAAATCAAGGTGTGCTCCGGAAGGGTAGTCATCCTCCAGCAGCACCTTCATTAGCTTAGCACAGGAGTCTTCACAGGTGAGTATCTGACCCTGGGAGAACATGACTGAGAAGGACTTTCTCACACCAGGGTCTGCAGTGCAGTCCCTGGCCTCCACCAGCATGTCCGTCTCCAGGGGACctagagaaacacagagagacaggatctAGTTTGGTCACAAGTCACTGGATGGTCATGTAAGAAAGGACAAAAATTGCAATATTGTGAGAATGTGTAAAGTCATGATAATCCATTTCAAGGGTAAATTTCAGCTGAATTGAAATTGACCCCATGGCCAGCTGTGTGGTCACAGCTCACTCTGCGCTGTAAGTCACGTGGGTCGTCTCAGCCAGGCTAAGGTTGAATGGCTCTTGACACACATATGAACGATGACCAAGTCAATTTCATATGCTTTTTACAAATGTTATAACTGGAATAAAGGTAAATTCAGGAGTGTGTACCTGAggtgtattgttttatttatcaGGAGTTTAAAGCCTAAAGCTACCTGGGGAATAGTTGAGTACGCGGAGGTCCGGCTCCTCCTCTGCCAGCACACGGAACATCATTGCTCGGGCTGCCTTGCCTGTGCAGTACAGCACCCAGGAGGGGAGGGGCTTCAGAGCACACAGCGAGCTCACGTTGACTACACAGCGCCGCAGCCCCTGTCGTCGTGGAAACACCTGCAGCAGGCCGGCTGTCAGGCTGAGGGCGGAGCTTACGTTGAGTGACAGGTAGGAGTCCACCTCCGCCATGTTGGTGAAACTCTGGGCATAGCGCGACACGTCTCCCAGAGAGGctggaggggaggggagcaggGGGAAGGAATGGGAAGATGTCAGATTACACAACGGTTGAATTATATAATTGAATTGCAGTGTGTGGACTCGGCTGTATAGACCGACTATATTGTAACTTTTGGGAGATTTGATGAGCACAatcaaatacaattagatttgattaATAAATAAATTAGTATCTAAAGATGTAAAAATCCTGAGACCTAATTTGAAAATCTGTAAActgaacactttttttgttagATAATTGTCATAGTTAGTAGACGTATGGAAGTCAGTAACCTGTTACAGGTGGATGAATTTACCAGCATTGTTTATCAGTATAAAATGGTCAATATCCTCGGAGGAAAACTCTTTCGCCGCCCTGACGACACTTTCCACCCCTTCTTTCATTCCCAGGTCTACGACAACACAACGAGTTACCAACCCTGCCCTGCCCGCATCCGACGAAGCCAAATTTTCCTGGAGTTCCCGTAATTTCTCATCGGAACGAGCCGCCAAAACAAGCACCGACTTCGGTTTGAGCAACAGTGAAATCTCTTTCGCTATGGTTCGGCCAAATCCTTTGGACGCCCCGGTGATGATGCACAGCGCTCTCCCTAGGTCCTTCGCGCCTGGTAAAATTACGTTGGATATAACATTGGCCTGCATTTTGGTGAAATGGGAGCGGAGATGTACAGCTTCTACTTATAAAGGCTGGCAGAGTTTTGTAAAGAACCGTTTCAAATCGATTAGATTGAGGAACGGCAGAGTTTTGTAAAGAACCGTTTCAAATCGATTAGATTGAGGAACGGATATGGATGCCAAAAAATAAACATGAAGAATGAGCACGCCTCTTATCCCGCCCACTTTACGGTGTTCAAACAGATTCGCGATTTAGTTTGTAAAATTAATAAGCAAATGTTTTATTATATGCCTAGATGTGGACTGTGCAGGctaaaatgtgtttttatcaATGATGTATCATATTGTAGCGATATCCGCGCTTGTAAACTGGGGTAGCTACATTATTTACGCAAATGAAAATATAAGATAAGAcaaccgaggtaaagacagttttaAATTGGATATTCGACGGATATTCGCgctttcaaacctcaatagccacttgagccacagactccaaataagtgtcacGATGTTGGAAACATtgcgcacaacattgcacaggtcttattttcactatttggacattaattcgctttccaaagctaataaacatgtggaaatgtgagcagcattttgtattcctagttgaattagttagggagcgtaaacaaagaacaaacttttttttacattcaaatttcaatagctccttggtcatgacCTAgggacttcaaacaaggttcagaatgtccactgactacccttctatattgcacaccctttaatTTGTCCATTTCCATCTCACaagattttacatgaatttttttaaatttagaatttcaatagctccttggtcatgtgacctagtgacttcaaacaaggttcagaatgtccactcagtgggcctacacaatgcacaccctttagtttgtcaattttcatctcacatggtTTTACATGAATTTTATCAAAATtaaaaatttcaatagctccttgatcATGTGACCTAATGTCcgctgactacccttctatattgcacactctTGTTTGTGTACTGTAAAATCACACGTTgaaacatacatttttcatagttTCACATTtgcaatagctccttggtcatgtcaattacacacctaagaagcatgcagtggatatacacccatattgcataacctctagtcatgtatcttctatattgttgtacattaatattagtttgacaattagggggttcagtcagtgttgtgtttacccttttctttaatatttatctataataattggtagttctaagtacttattttccctgttttttttatttttccacagtatttaacagtggtacacaataggagagagacagataatatCTCCTTTCGTCGTTAATATCAGCCATAAAGGAAAAGGGCAAAGTACGAGAGTCatgctattaattgtccaaagcaGGGATGGAGAGTGAACTGGTGAGGTAGGCTGCAGTGGGTTTGCTGGTcaatacatatactgaacatgtaaccacagtaatggtggccagtaaatcaatgaataaaaatgtaatattaacaaattaaacagaaattgtagacctttaATCTTTTCCAACATGTCAGACACTTCAAATAAGTATGAAACATTTCACAGTGTTAACTTCTCTTTATCCCTGGTTTATGTACATTTCAGAGCCTCTTCAGAGTGGATGGGGTATATCATGCATTTTCAGCAACAAAGACTGCACTTCCAGTTTGTGTTCTTTACTCTGTTGAACTCTTTTGTCTTCATTCCTAGGCACAGCACATGGAACCACCGTTGGCATGCAAAACATTCAATCTAAAGCAAAACAAAGCGTAACACGTTATaaataatatcaaatatcaaTGCTGAATGACGAATTAGCCATCAATTGTTGTCAAAAGATTCTAAACATGTTAAATAAAGTTACTAACCCAGTCAGTCTTTGGGCCACATCCAGGTTGTTTATCAGTGGCACACATGAAGCAGTTGTTGGCTTTGTTGAACTCTGAAATCATAGGCATGAACTGAACATATGGCTGTCCCACACAactacataaaaataaagaatttacatttactttgaattaaatgtcattacATACCAGACATTTTTAGTATATCCTTAGCCATTTCTTTTCGCAATTGCTCCATGTGTTTTTGAATGTTCCATATCAATTTGGGAGGGGATGTTGGGgaagttctgtgcaacttccttggCCAAGACCTAGACCTAGACCAAATAATAAAATAGAGTTTTTGACCTAATTGTCACATAACAGCTAACCATTCATTATTTGAAAATATAACTATCAAACCTGCATTACAAAGACCCCACAGCTGAAGGTGTCCTGCTGCATGGTGTGGGTTATTTCCCCTCCTTTCCACTTTATGTCCACCTAGTCATCTTTTCCATGGCAGGATCTTCTCATTTTGAAGTATTCTCTTTTTTATGTAAACATAATGGAATTCTGATTAGTTATAGGCAAATGAATACACAAGACACATTTGTATGCTGTTTTCCTTATCACTACAATCTAGCAGTAATTTATTAGTAGAGGTAATTTCCTGTTTGCCCTGttctacacacagcctaaattataggcactgaaccatttacaggacaataataaaagtatcatataggatccaaccctatcacagagtgaataaatgtagagcatttgtagactttaagaaaaaaatattaagtgACAGTTTCATCAGTACGTGCTTAAAGAAAGTCACATCACAAagaccacagatgacagtgcccaccaaatctatgacaatagagaatgaattgtaatcaccaaagtgtgtttgtcaaaataatatctgaaaatgtcagttgttgaacataatacttcTATTTGCAGTAGCAATTTATGATATATGCAGTTGAGGAATATCCCATGTACCAACACTACATGTAGGACGGACATAAGACATTCCCACAtagagtattttttatttatttttatttcacctttattcaacaaggtaagccagttgagaacaagttctcatttacaactgcgacctggccaagataaagcaaagcagtgcgacacaaacaacaacacagagttacacatggaataaacaaacgtacagtcaatagcacaatagaaaagcctatatacagtgtgtgcaaatgaagtaagattagggaggtaaggcaataaataggccgtagtggcgaaataattacaatttcacAAATAAACACTGGCgtgagatgtgcagaagatgaatgtgcaagtagagatactgtggtgcaaaggagcaaaaaatatataaataaataacaatatgggaatgaggtagttggatgggctatttatagatgggctacgtacaggtgctatgatctgtaagctgctctgacagctgatgcttaaagatagtgagggagatatgagtctccagcttcagtgatttttgcaattcgttccggtcactggcagcagagaactggaaggaaaggcggccaaaggaggaattggctttgggggtgacctgtgaaatatacctgctggagcgagtgctacgggtgtgtgctgttatggtgaccagtgagctgtgataaggcagggctttacctagcaaggacttatagatgatctggagccagtgggtttggcgacgaatatgaagcgagggccagccaacgagagcacagaggtcgcagtggtgggtagtatattgggctttggtgataaaacggatggcactgtggtagagtgttggaggctattttgtaaatgacattgccaaagtcaaggatcggtaggatagtcagttttacgagggtatgtttggcagcatgagtgtctgtttggcagcatgagtgaatgatgctttgttgcgaaataagaagctgattctagatttaattttggattggagatgcttaatatgagtctggaaggagagtttacagtctaaccagacacctaggaatttgtagttgtccacatattctaagtcagaaccgtccagagtagtgatgctaggcgggtgggcagatgcaggcagtgatcggttgaagagcatgcatttagttttacttgcatttaagagcagttggaggccacggaagcagagttgtatggcattgaagcttgtctggatgttagttaacacagtgtccaaagaagggccagaagtatacagaatggtgtcgtctgcgtagaggtagatcagagaatcaccagccgcaagagcgacatcatgatgtatacagagaaaagagtcagcccgagaattgaaccctgtggcacccccatagagactggcagaggtccggacaacaggccctcccatttgacacactgaactctgtctgagaagtagttggtgaaccaggcgaggcagtcatttgagaaaccaaggctgttgagtcttccgataagaatgcggtgattgacagagtcaaaagccttggccaggtcgatggaTACAGCTGCACAATATTGTCTTTTGTCGATGgcgattatgatatcgtttaggaccttgagcgtggctgatgtgcacccatgaccagctcggaaaccagattgcatagcggagaaggtacggtgggattcgaaatggtcggtgatctgtttgttaacttggctttcgaagaccttagaaaggcagggtaggatagatataggtctgtaacagtttaggtctagagtgtctccccctttgaagaggaggatgaccgtggcagctttccaatctttggggatctcagacgatacgagaggttgaacaggctagtaataggcgttgcaacaattgcggtggataattttagaaagagagggtccagattgtctagcccagctgatttgtaggggtccagattttgcagctctttcagaacatcaactatctggatttgggtgaaggagaaataggggaggcttgggcaagttgctgtggggggtgcagagctgttgaccagggtaagggtagccaggtggaaagcaaggccagccgCAAAAAAAAATGCTTATCGAAATGATCGataatcgtagatttatcggtggtgacagtgtttcctagcctcagtgcagtgggcagctgggaggaggtactcttattctccatggactttacagtgtcccagaactttttgaagtttgtgctacaggatgcaaatttctgtttgaaaaatctagcctttgctttcctaactgcctgtgtatattggttcctaacttgaaaagttgcatatcgcgtggGCTATTCGAtactaatgcagtacgccacaggatgtttttgtgctggtcaagggcagtcaggtctggggtgaaccaagggctatatctgttcctggttctacattttttgaatggggcatgcttatttaagatggtgaggaaagcacttttaaag
This window harbors:
- the LOC115204111 gene encoding sepiapterin reductase, producing MQANVISNVILPGAKDLGRALCIITGASKGFGRTIAKEISLLLKPKSVLVLAARSDEKLRELQENLASSDAGRAGLVTRCVVVDLGMKEGVESVVRAAKEFSSEDIDHFILINNAASLGDVSRYAQSFTNMAEVDSYLSLNVSSALSLTAGLLQVFPRRQGLRRCVVNVSSLCALKPLPSWVLYCTGKAARAMMFRVLAEEEPDLRVLNYSPGPLETDMLVEARDCTADPGVRKSFSVMFSQGQILTCEDSCAKLMKVLLEDDYPSGAHLDFYDL